The Diadema setosum chromosome 1, eeDiaSeto1, whole genome shotgun sequence genome has a window encoding:
- the LOC140230033 gene encoding uncharacterized protein has protein sequence MSSSNSGPEGAKVILWCVPRAISTALTKCLCAIQDMEVHFEPYIYCYVAARAYKGSCGDDLPMTYEGNEEAVGKAADLVGAEAHTRLDPKRLAYASIKKELESATGKYVFVKDMGVGMGSGHTFQYLPSGFKHTFLIRHPVRCINSGRKATFSLFSQLGLLQGEAANEATYDIERDDKYLPPGCYFKELYDVWKYVRENIDDDPIVIDADDLLAKPGEVLKAYCAAVGFPYSESLLQWDASTESLRSWKAAGDNVVLDLVNFYGTAMRSSKFLPPSKYPDRLTPDVIRCSERVMKYYEEMYNSRIKV, from the exons ATGTCGTCCAGTAATTCAGGCCCTGAAGGGGCCAAGGTTATCCTGTGGTGTGTCCCGAGGGCCATTTCAACTGCTTTAACAAAATGCCTGTGCGCTATCCAGGACATGGAGGTCCACTTCGAGCCTTACATTTACTGCTACGTTGCGGCCAGGGCGTACAAAGGGTCATGTGGTGATGATCTCCCGATGACGTATGAAGGAAACGAAGAGGCGGTGGGAAAGGCAGCCGATCTTGTGGGTGCTGAAGCACACACAAGACTTGATCCGAAACGCCTTGC ATATGCATCGATAAAGAAAGAGCTTGAGAGTGCGACCGGTAAATACGTGTTCGTCAAAGACATGGGTGTAGGAATGGGTAGCGGCCACACTTTCCAGTACCTGCCCAGCGGCTTTAAGCACACCTTTCTCATTCGCCATCCGGTCCGCTGTATCAACTCAGGGAGAAAAGCTACGTTTTCGCTGTTTTCTCAGCTTGGTCTACTCCAGGGCGAAGCTGCTAACGAAGCAACATACGACATCGAACGAGACGACAAGTACCTCCCACCAGGCTGCTATTTCAAGGAGCTCTATGATGTCTGGAAATACGTCCGCGAAAACATCGACGACGACCCGATCGTGATCGATGCCGACGATCTCTTGGCGAAGCCTGGTGAAGTCTTGAAAGCCTATTGCGCAGCGGTGGGGTTCCCCTACAGCGAGTCACTCCTTCAGTGGGATGCTTCCACAGAATCTCTAAGATCCTGGAAAGCTGCTGGGGATAATGTTGTATTGGATCTTGTCAATTTTTATGGGACGGCAATGAGGAGCAGCAAATTTCTGCCTCCGAGCAAGTATCCCGATAGATTGACTCCTGACGTCATACGATGTTCGGAAAGGGTTATGAAGTATTATGAGGAGATGTACAACAGTAGAATTAAGGTGTAA